CATCATTATGCTTCTAATATCTGCAAAATCGAGACTTACTAGACCAGGTTTAGTTATGAGTTCGGTAATTCCTTTAACTGCTCTTCCAAGAAGTTCATCTGCAACCATAAATGCCTTGTTTATTGGCAGGTTAGGTGCGACTTCAAGTAGTTTGTCGTTTGGTATTACTATCACTGTATCTGCAGCACTTTGGAGCTTTTCAAGGCCTTTTTCTGCATTTTCTCTTCTTCTGAGTCCTTCTGCACTGAAAGGCATGGTTGCAACTGCAATTGTTAAAGCGCCGATTTTCTTTGCTAACTTGGATATAACAGGTGCAGAACCAGTTCCAGTTCCTCCACCTAACCCACAGGTTACAAAGACCATGTCGGACCCTTCAAGTTTTTCCTTGAGTTGTTCCTCACTTTCTTCAGCACTTTCTTCTCCGATATCAGGCATTCCACCTGCACCGAGTCCTCCACACGTAGATCTTCCAATCAACAGCTTATGATCCGATTTTGAATAAAAGAGATCTTGTGCATCCGTATTAACGGAAAGTGTGCCTGCACCTTCGACTCCTATCTCCGCAAGTCTTGAAACTGTGTTATTTCCAGCCCCTCCAGTTCCTACAACGAAAATTTTAGCCCGGCTTCGTTGGATAATCTCTTTAAGATCGCTGTCGATGTTGTCGTCATATGAATTGCACTCTTCCATGGTTGATCTTTCCTTTCTTTTTTCAGATTCCTTTATGGTATTGTTTATAAGAGATTTCAATTCCTACCCCCACAGCTAATGTTTTATTATGTTAATTGTGTTATTGTACTAACTTATATTTAAAAGCAACGGTATTTTTAATGATAATTTACCACTGAACTATGATTTTTAACCGATATCATTTAAATCTCATAGAATGTTATGCACGAAGCAAATGTGAACTTACTTGTTTCACTTGTTTCTAGTGTGAACAATCTGAAGGAAAGTTGGGTCATTGCATCCTCTCAAGACTAAGGTCTTGGCATTGCAATGATCTCATTTATTTTGAGGTCAAAGAAGTTTCCCATGTGAGCTGGTTTCAAAACAATAGCTGCATCTAAACCCTTTGCAGTTCCGCCTACAGCAATAATCTCTGAATCTGTAGGTATAAGGCCGGCATCAGATACCATTATACTTATTTCCACACCAACTTTAACTCCCTGAGAGAATAGGCGAAGAGTGGCTGCAATAACTTCTACAGGAGTTATACCTCCAAATTTATTGGATATTCCTCTTCCAACGCCGCTTAATGAATGCGATCCAACATAAATTTTTACACCCATTTTTTCTAATTCAGTTCTGTTTTGGGATTCAATTTCAATAGAATCATCGCCCTTGAAACCAGCATGATGTGTTACATTAACAATGTTTACTTTAGGATCTCCGATGCTTTTTGCAAGTTTCACACCAGATTTTCCTGATGCAGATGCAACAACAACATGATCGATACCAAGTTCTTTTCTCCTGATCTTTACCAGTTCAATTAATTTGTTGGTATTTTCTTCTCCAGGATTTTCGAAGTAATGGATAGATTTTTCCATGCAAACCATCTCCTCTAATTATTTAAATTATTATTTTGTATCATTATTGTTTAGTTATGTGTACTAGATAAATTATGTTTTTTATTACTTCCATACTTTTTTTTATATTGGTTAATCTAATTGAATAAATATTGTGGTTTAAGAAATTTTTTTATTGTTTAATTAATGAAAAAAGCTAACTATGAAAATATACATAACAAAGTAAGGTGATGCAATGAATGCATTTGATTTTCTTACAAATGATCGTGATAGGAACCCTGAAGAGGGTATTACAATGATGTTAGACAAAGGAATGGGACCTAACATGGTTGAAGACTTTCTGGAGATATCAGGATCCTATGTTGATCTAGCAAAACTTGGATGGGGAACTTCCGCTATTCATGAAAGAGAACTAATAAAATATAAGATTGATACGTATTTATCCAATGATATTATTCCATATCCTGGAGGAACACTCTTTGAACTGGCATATATTAAGGGTAAATTTGATGAATTTTTAGTTGAATCTGATAAACTAGGATTTAAGGCCATTGAAATATCAGATGGTACAGTTGATATTACACCCAAAGAAAGGGTGAGAATAATTCGTGAAGTTAAAGAATTAGGGTTCATGGCTTTAACAGAGGTAGGTAAAAAGGATCCAAAAAAAGACCATCATTTTACAGCCCAGGACAGGGTTAAACTTGTAAAATTGGACCTTGAATCTGGTGCAGATAAGGTTATAATAGAGGCAAGAGAGGGTGGAAAAGATTTGGGTATTTTTAATGGTAAAGGTGATGTAAAGGAAGACGATGTTCAAGTTTTTGTTGATAACCTTGACATTAATAAATTGATATGGGAAGCTCCCCAGAAAAATCAGCAAACTTATCTAATACTTAAATTTGGAGCCAATGTTAATCTTGGAAACATATCTCCCGATGAAATAACAGCCCTTGAAACAATGAGAAGAGGTTTGAGGGGAGATACTTTGGGAAAGGTGAATCTTTCATGATAGATAAAATAACCATAATAGGCGGCTACAACAAACAGGGAGAAAAGGAACCTGTAGAAGAAGTAGTTATAAAAAAAGGAGAAATATTTGGGGTTGTGGGGCCAACAGGGAGCGGTAAAAGTTCTCTTATAGGGGACATAGAGCAGTTGGCACAGAAGGATACATTCTCAAAGAGGAAGATCCTTGTAAACGATGAAGAACCAAGCTACGATGATAGAACTAATCCGCGGAAAAAAATGGTTGCCCAATTATCTCAGAACATGAACTTCCTAGCGGACATGAGTGTTGGTGATTTTTTAAGTCTTCATGCTAAGTGCAGAGGTGCAAGCAGCAAATGTGTGGATGCTGTAATAAGCCTTGCAAATACACTAACTGGAGAACCCATAAAATCCGACCATGAACTTACCATATTAAGCGGTGGTCAGTCAAGGGCCTTGATGGTAGCAGACGTAGCAATTATCAGCAATTCTCCAATAGTACTTATTGATGAGATAGAAAATGCAGGTATAAAAAAACATGACGCTCTTAAGGTACTTTCAGGGCACGGGAAAATAGTCATGGTTGTAACCCACGATCCTGTGCTTGCACTAATGACCGACAGAAGGATTGTAATGAAGTCTGGGGGAATGGAAAAGGTTGTAGGCACAACAGAAGCTGAAAAATCCCTTTCCAAAAAATTAAATAAAATAGATGAACTCATGTTGAGTTTGAGGGATCAAGTTAGGAATGGGGAAGTTATTGAAGACATTGAAATGGGGGATGTTGTATTATGAAAATGATAATTGTTGCAGGAACCCCTGGATCTGGAAAGACAGCAGTACTTATACATGCTCTCCGAAGCCTTAAAGAAAGAAATTTAAAATCATCAGTAGTAAAAATAGATTGTCTCTATACCGATGATGGTAAAAAATTCGAAAAAATTGGTATACCTACAAAAGTAGGCCTGTCAATGGATATGTGTCCAGATCACTATGCAATTTATAATATAGAAGACATGATAGAATGGGCAGATGAAAACGATTCTGAATACCTTATTGTTGAAACTGCAGGATTATGCCATA
This sequence is a window from Methanobacterium sp. SMA-27. Protein-coding genes within it:
- the ftsZ gene encoding cell division protein FtsZ translates to MEECNSYDDNIDSDLKEIIQRSRAKIFVVGTGGAGNNTVSRLAEIGVEGAGTLSVNTDAQDLFYSKSDHKLLIGRSTCGGLGAGGMPDIGEESAEESEEQLKEKLEGSDMVFVTCGLGGGTGTGSAPVISKLAKKIGALTIAVATMPFSAEGLRRRENAEKGLEKLQSAADTVIVIPNDKLLEVAPNLPINKAFMVADELLGRAVKGITELITKPGLVSLDFADIRSIMMGSGMAMIGMGESDSGDRAIESVHEALNSPLLDLDISSAKGALINISGSSDLTLHEAEKVVQIVADELDPDANIIWGTQIQEDLENVIRTTIVVAGVKSPHIFGMPGEKEFVEEKQRESIPESSLEEFIDGVF
- a CDS encoding pyruvate kinase alpha/beta domain-containing protein — its product is MEKSIHYFENPGEENTNKLIELVKIRRKELGIDHVVVASASGKSGVKLAKSIGDPKVNIVNVTHHAGFKGDDSIEIESQNRTELEKMGVKIYVGSHSLSGVGRGISNKFGGITPVEVIAATLRLFSQGVKVGVEISIMVSDAGLIPTDSEIIAVGGTAKGLDAAIVLKPAHMGNFFDLKINEIIAMPRP
- the comA gene encoding phosphosulfolactate synthase; the encoded protein is MNAFDFLTNDRDRNPEEGITMMLDKGMGPNMVEDFLEISGSYVDLAKLGWGTSAIHERELIKYKIDTYLSNDIIPYPGGTLFELAYIKGKFDEFLVESDKLGFKAIEISDGTVDITPKERVRIIREVKELGFMALTEVGKKDPKKDHHFTAQDRVKLVKLDLESGADKVIIEAREGGKDLGIFNGKGDVKEDDVQVFVDNLDINKLIWEAPQKNQQTYLILKFGANVNLGNISPDEITALETMRRGLRGDTLGKVNLS
- a CDS encoding ATP-binding cassette domain-containing protein yields the protein MIDKITIIGGYNKQGEKEPVEEVVIKKGEIFGVVGPTGSGKSSLIGDIEQLAQKDTFSKRKILVNDEEPSYDDRTNPRKKMVAQLSQNMNFLADMSVGDFLSLHAKCRGASSKCVDAVISLANTLTGEPIKSDHELTILSGGQSRALMVADVAIISNSPIVLIDEIENAGIKKHDALKVLSGHGKIVMVVTHDPVLALMTDRRIVMKSGGMEKVVGTTEAEKSLSKKLNKIDELMLSLRDQVRNGEVIEDIEMGDVVL